One segment of Leptospirillum ferrooxidans C2-3 DNA contains the following:
- the dnaN gene encoding DNA polymerase III subunit beta yields the protein MEIIVDQETFLDGVQRIAALTDRKNAALVGSQVLLDAQGETVTLYASDTQTGGRFELPAKVLAPGKTTVPGKTLFNLIRQLPPGDLTITRDASGLTRIERERIQNSLKGINPDEFNVFPEITAEYSFLVPLGAFLDQLKKSLPFASDEEGKPLNGILLTRELGDKGQPILNMVSTDGHRLHHGVILLGEDAGGSVTGQSESRFILKKRNLQELAHVLELDAKDPNMSIEIVLNPKYVTFRWGRFYYFARLLSTPYPNYKEAFPQDFTVGVEISRESLDSALKRVSVVSDKKPEVIFDWNDRFLVLRTMNEEIGESIETIPAFVRGESGSLIFKIDFLRVLLAVTSGETIRFDVRYGKEYGAKDSMPVIWRALDDPHSRYVLMPMG from the coding sequence ATGGAAATCATCGTTGATCAGGAGACATTTCTGGACGGGGTTCAAAGGATTGCCGCACTGACCGATCGAAAAAACGCTGCTCTTGTAGGATCCCAGGTTTTGCTGGACGCGCAGGGAGAAACGGTTACCCTCTATGCTTCCGACACACAGACGGGAGGACGTTTCGAGTTGCCCGCAAAAGTCTTGGCTCCGGGAAAAACGACGGTGCCGGGTAAAACCCTTTTTAATCTTATCCGTCAGTTGCCTCCAGGTGACCTGACTATTACGAGAGATGCTTCCGGACTGACAAGGATTGAGCGCGAGCGAATCCAGAATAGCCTTAAGGGAATTAATCCGGACGAGTTTAATGTTTTTCCGGAAATTACCGCAGAATATTCATTTCTTGTCCCTTTGGGAGCTTTTCTCGACCAGTTGAAAAAAAGCTTGCCTTTTGCGTCCGATGAAGAGGGCAAGCCATTAAATGGCATTCTTTTGACCCGTGAGCTGGGGGACAAAGGTCAGCCGATCCTGAACATGGTCAGTACCGACGGACATCGTCTACATCATGGGGTCATTTTGTTGGGTGAAGATGCGGGCGGTTCGGTGACAGGGCAGTCGGAAAGCCGTTTTATCCTGAAAAAAAGAAACCTCCAGGAGCTTGCGCATGTGCTTGAGCTTGATGCCAAGGATCCGAACATGTCGATCGAAATCGTCCTGAACCCCAAATACGTCACTTTTCGATGGGGACGCTTCTACTACTTTGCAAGGCTCCTGTCGACTCCCTACCCGAACTACAAGGAGGCGTTTCCCCAGGACTTCACCGTTGGGGTGGAGATTTCCCGGGAATCCCTGGATAGCGCCCTGAAAAGGGTTTCTGTGGTTTCTGACAAGAAGCCGGAGGTTATTTTTGACTGGAATGACCGATTCCTGGTTCTGAGGACCATGAATGAGGAAATCGGGGAATCGATTGAAACCATTCCGGCATTTGTCAGGGGAGAGTCGGGTTCCCTGATTTTCAAGATCGACTTTTTGAGAGTCCTTCTGGCGGTGACATCAGGGGAAACCATCCGGTTTGATGTGCGTTACGGCAAGGAGTATGGGGCAAAGGATTCGATGCCGGTCATCTGGAGAGCTCTTGATGATCCGCACTCCCGGTATGTATTGATGCCGATGGGTTAA